The Neurospora crassa OR74A linkage group V, whole genome shotgun sequence sequence GATTTGCATGAGTGATTCACCAGTTGTTGTTACCAAAGCGAAGTCTCTTAAAAAGATCTGGAAGTGAAATGGAAAGAAAAATCGGCACGAAATCCAGGGCGGGCAGTTCCTGTAAAGGTAGAGATAGGGTAGCGTACCGAAGACGCCCCTGTCCGCCATGTCCGCCCCGGGATTTGGTGGAGAGATAGGATCCTGGGCGCCTAGACCATCGCCCCAGGCACTGCAGATCGTTGACGTCACATGTTGACTTACACGACCTACCTCGGGCTTCCTTTCAATAACAAACTCCTACTGTATTTCGACCTCGACTAAAGAACAACACGCAATTGACATAAACAATCTCGAATACTCCTGAGCCGAGTTCTACACCAAAAGTCAACTTCGATCTTCCGCGCTAGCCAGTCAAGAATATTTCGCCTACCACAGACGATTAGCTCTACGGCGCCGAGTTTTGTACGAAATCCTCTCCTCCAGATATTCATCATGAGCATCCACATGAAGGGCCGTTGCGTCTGCGAGAATCTGCAGTACTCGCTAGAACTTGACTCCCTGGACGATGCGAGAACCACACTTTGCCATTGCAATAGCTGCAAGAGGGCGTTTGGAACCAACTATGGTCTCACAACCAAGGTCCCCCTCCAGGGTTTCAAGTACGAGGCTGGAACCCCCAAAAAGTTCAAGCAGCACAATGGTGTGACAAGGGAGTTTTGCGATAACTGTGGCGCTTACATGTGTGAATACGGGGTAATATTGGTCTCCACAATACATCACCTGGAAACCCATCACTCACCATGCTTTCACAGGAAGAAGCAGCGGACAAGTTCCGGTACATCATGTGGGGGTCCTTTGATGAGCCAGAAAAGGTACCTCCCAAGGGCGAGTTCTTTTGCAAAAACAAGCCCAAGTGGATGCCCGATATCCCAGGTATGGTTCAAGGAGTGAATCCTCAAGTAAACCAAGTGTAGAGTCTAACCGAATTACAGGCACCTTCCGGAAGCAGGAGATCAAGGAGTAACGGCATGCATGACGAAAAACAACATCGAGATGAGCTCATGAATAATCATGTCTTCGCGTTGAACCACGGTGAACGTCTCATGATCTCCTTCTCGTGTTGAAGTTGATGCGGATCGACGATAATCGCAGCTCTTCCCTGGAGCTTGCCGCTTGAAAccaccttctccaactcctcgaCCTGATCTAACCCATAGAACGGAGTCATCTTTACCTTGACTCCATGCTCGGCGACAAAGTGCAAAAGctcctcgctctcctccGCTGAGCACTGCAAGCTTCCCTTGATTCTTACGTCTCTCAATATCAGCTCCATAAACGGAATTTTTACCTCCAGAGGCTGAGCAACCTGTACCATCAACCCATGCATCTTCGTAATTGCACATGCCAGTTTTAAGAGGGGGAGTGAGGGGGATGTACGGTGTGTTCTTGCGATGTGGTGTATTCTTCAGGATTGGATACTACCGAAAATGAGAGAATGGGACCCGCCAATTGCGGGTTGCATAATAACGAAGTTTGGCTGGCAGCctgtggaggagggaaaacGTGAAGAAAGGTAatagggaaggaaaaggcgAAAGAAGCAAATGATGAACACGGGATGCAAGCATCCACCGTCTTGCTACCATGCGAAAATGAATGGAACACCCCATCATAATTATCTTTTCCATATCCCCAACTATGCATGTGTCAATGTTACAgctaccaccacccactTTCGGAAATTGCACAAGCAGTTAATTCAACACGCATCGAGAAATGCCACCGAGCAGAAAATGACGAGCCGAGAGACGAAGGGcaaaaaagcaaaagaaaaagtttGTTGACAAGAGTGGGATTCGAACCCACGCCCTTTCGGACTGCGATACTCAGAAG is a genomic window containing:
- a CDS encoding DUF636 domain-containing protein gives rise to the protein MSIHMKGRCVCENLQYSLELDSLDDARTTLCHCNSCKRAFGTNYGLTTKVPLQGFKYEAGTPKKFKQHNGVTREFCDNCGAYMCEYGEEAADKFRYIMWGSFDEPEKVPPKGEFFCKNKPKWMPDIPGTFRKQEIKE